The proteins below are encoded in one region of Pseudomonas entomophila L48:
- a CDS encoding DUF3077 domain-containing protein, giving the protein MSTDDTTPHTTVGKTKFYQGEKHTDPLFCIEPGIPCQHAREQASELMGCVCDLTITGIMEDKPQLIWASYYLSALAKALMDDAELGMKH; this is encoded by the coding sequence ATGAGCACAGACGACACCACGCCCCACACCACCGTGGGCAAGACCAAGTTCTACCAGGGTGAAAAGCATACCGACCCGCTGTTCTGCATCGAACCCGGCATCCCTTGCCAGCACGCACGGGAACAGGCCTCGGAGTTGATGGGCTGCGTGTGCGACCTGACCATTACCGGGATCATGGAAGACAAGCCTCAGCTGATCTGGGCGTCGTATTACCTGAGCGCGCTGGCCAAGGCGCTGATGGATGATGCGGAGTTGGGGATGAAGCATTAA
- a CDS encoding MlaA family lipoprotein — translation MRRIGAGVIERITQACVCASLLLAPVAATQAATEEDPWEAVNRPIFKFNDVLDTYALKPLAQGYQAVTPQFLEDGIHNIFRNLGDVTNLANNVLQLKPHAAGVDTARLIVNTTFGLGGFFDVGTKMGLQRNDEDFGQTLGYWGVPSGPYVVIPLLGPSTVRDGLAKYPDTYTEPYRYIDHVPTRNSIFALDVIDTRASLLQAEKLIQGDKYIFLRNAYLQNREFKVKDGAVEDDF, via the coding sequence ATGCGTAGGATCGGTGCCGGAGTGATCGAACGAATCACCCAGGCCTGTGTCTGCGCCAGCCTGTTGCTGGCGCCTGTGGCGGCTACTCAGGCGGCCACAGAAGAAGACCCTTGGGAGGCGGTCAACCGACCGATCTTCAAGTTCAACGATGTGTTGGACACCTATGCCCTCAAGCCGCTGGCCCAGGGCTACCAGGCTGTCACCCCGCAGTTCCTCGAAGATGGCATCCACAACATCTTCCGCAACCTGGGGGATGTCACCAACCTGGCCAACAACGTGCTGCAGCTCAAGCCGCACGCCGCTGGCGTGGACACCGCGCGCCTGATCGTCAACACCACCTTCGGCCTGGGCGGTTTCTTCGACGTCGGCACCAAGATGGGCCTGCAGCGCAATGACGAGGACTTCGGTCAGACTCTCGGCTACTGGGGCGTGCCCAGCGGCCCGTACGTGGTCATCCCACTGCTTGGCCCCAGCACCGTACGTGACGGCCTGGCCAAGTACCCGGACACCTACACCGAACCCTATCGTTATATCGACCACGTGCCCACGCGCAATTCGATCTTCGCCCTGGACGTGATCGACACCCGCGCCAGCCTGCTGCAGGCTGAAAAGCTGATCCAGGGTGACAAGTACATCTTCCTGCGCAACGCCTACCTGCAGAACCGCGAGTTCAAGGTCAAGGATGGCGCAGTCGAAGACGACTTCTGA
- a CDS encoding cupredoxin domain-containing protein, with translation MKHLFVAAALALLSLPTFADESKNFAFGEPAPAAKASRTVEVVLRDIAFEPKSLKVKAGETVRFVLINEGKLPHEFNLGDKAMHVEHQKEMVAMQGKLFTAGMNHEGMDHGQMDHGQMDMGGHAHGAGNTVLVQPGQRAELTWTFRKSAPIEFACNVPGHYQAGMVGPLTIE, from the coding sequence ATGAAACACCTGTTTGTCGCCGCCGCACTCGCGCTGCTCAGCCTGCCCACCTTCGCTGACGAATCGAAGAACTTCGCCTTCGGTGAGCCGGCCCCGGCGGCCAAGGCCAGCCGTACCGTCGAGGTGGTGCTCAGGGATATCGCCTTCGAGCCCAAGAGCCTCAAGGTCAAGGCCGGCGAGACCGTGCGCTTCGTGCTGATCAACGAAGGCAAGCTGCCCCACGAGTTCAACCTGGGTGACAAGGCCATGCATGTCGAGCACCAGAAAGAGATGGTGGCCATGCAGGGCAAGCTGTTCACCGCCGGCATGAACCATGAGGGCATGGACCATGGGCAGATGGATCACGGTCAGATGGACATGGGTGGGCATGCTCATGGGGCAGGCAACACCGTGTTGGTCCAGCCCGGCCAGCGTGCCGAGCTGACCTGGACCTTCCGCAAGTCCGCGCCCATCGAGTTTGCCTGCAACGTGCCGGGGCACTACCAGGCCGGCATGGTCGGGCCGCTGACCATCGAGTAA
- the rssC gene encoding anti-sigma factor antagonist RssC — MSTGRIQFAEQSGTFVLKFVGEVRLTLCSALDATIEKIFTALNFSAIVIDLTETESIDSTTLGLLAKLSILSRQKVGLLPTVVTTNPDISRLLQSMGFDQVFNIVDRPIPCPECLTDLPSQDQDENVVRSKVLEAHKILMGLNDSNREAFHDLVSALERS; from the coding sequence ATGAGTACCGGTAGAATCCAGTTCGCCGAACAGAGCGGGACCTTCGTTCTGAAATTTGTCGGTGAAGTGCGCCTGACCCTGTGTTCGGCGCTGGATGCGACGATCGAGAAGATTTTCACCGCGCTGAACTTCTCGGCCATCGTCATCGACCTGACAGAGACCGAAAGCATCGATAGCACCACGCTGGGCCTGCTGGCCAAGCTGTCGATCCTGTCCCGGCAGAAAGTCGGCCTGCTGCCGACCGTGGTCACCACCAACCCGGACATCTCCCGGTTGCTGCAGTCGATGGGCTTCGACCAGGTGTTCAACATCGTCGACCGCCCGATACCCTGCCCGGAGTGCCTGACCGACCTGCCGTCGCAAGATCAGGACGAGAACGTGGTGCGCTCCAAGGTGCTGGAGGCGCACAAGATCCTGATGGGGCTGAACGACTCCAACCGCGAAGCCTTCCATGACCTGGTGAGTGCGCTAGAGCGTTCCTGA
- a CDS encoding alkaline phosphatase D family protein, with translation MTLSATLPLVLAGPVLRRLEPQRLAIWLVGSQPLRPEFILEHEGIIANVGVEVIPVGTHAFIHLLDIHFDKPLPSNTTLEYDLCLDNGQGIADWAAHLLYPGASRPSFVLRDRLDQLLHGSCRKPHHPAADGLLCADRLLLAGPRPEERPAMLLMTGDQVYADDVAGPMLRAIHELIECLGLFDETLDGALVDSGAALYRHPACYYHRADLLPAQESNETLRERFFGGKRKPIFSSSNADNHLVTFAEVMAMYLLVWSPVPWALVHLDMPPGLTDKRQARYCHELPLIEAFRGGLGQVARVMAHLPCLMIFDDHDITDDWNLSAQWEQTAYGHPFSRRIIGNALLGYLLCQGWGNDPDGCAALVGRCRQLGKARDELIGELLRFQGWQYALPTEPPLLVLDTRTRRWRSENSLQKPSGLLDWEALCELQQALLDHPSAIIVSPAPIFGVKLIETVQRVFSALGYPLLVDAENWMAHRGAAQVILNIFRHSRTPGHYVILSGDVHYSFVYEVLIRHRQRSPHLWQVTSSGIKNEFPRRLLDVLDRLNRWLYSPRSPLNWFTQRRQMEVVPRTPSHSKAGERLWNSAGLGWVFFDGEGRPERVYQLNADGRETTEFARRMGVGG, from the coding sequence ATGACTCTCAGTGCCACCCTCCCCCTTGTCCTCGCCGGCCCCGTACTTCGCCGCCTGGAACCCCAGCGCCTGGCCATCTGGCTGGTCGGCTCGCAACCATTGCGCCCAGAGTTCATCCTCGAACATGAGGGCATCATCGCCAATGTAGGCGTTGAAGTGATCCCAGTCGGCACGCACGCCTTCATCCACCTGCTGGACATTCACTTCGACAAACCACTGCCCAGCAATACGACCCTCGAATACGACCTGTGCCTGGACAACGGCCAAGGTATCGCCGACTGGGCAGCGCACCTGCTCTACCCCGGCGCCAGCCGCCCCAGCTTCGTGCTGCGCGACCGCCTCGACCAACTGCTCCACGGGTCCTGCCGCAAACCCCATCACCCGGCCGCTGACGGCCTGCTCTGCGCCGACCGCCTGCTTTTGGCGGGACCGCGACCGGAAGAGCGCCCGGCTATGCTGCTGATGACCGGCGACCAGGTCTATGCCGATGACGTTGCCGGCCCCATGCTGCGCGCCATCCACGAACTGATCGAGTGCCTGGGCCTGTTCGACGAGACGCTGGATGGCGCCTTGGTAGACAGTGGCGCCGCGCTCTACCGCCACCCGGCCTGCTACTACCACCGTGCCGACCTGCTACCGGCCCAGGAAAGCAACGAAACCCTGCGTGAGCGCTTCTTCGGCGGCAAGCGCAAGCCGATCTTCTCCTCCAGCAACGCCGACAACCACCTGGTGACCTTCGCCGAAGTCATGGCCATGTATCTGCTGGTCTGGTCGCCCGTACCTTGGGCGTTGGTGCATTTGGACATGCCGCCCGGCCTGACAGACAAACGCCAGGCCCGCTATTGCCACGAACTGCCGCTGATTGAGGCTTTCCGTGGAGGGCTCGGACAGGTGGCGCGGGTAATGGCCCACCTACCCTGCCTGATGATCTTCGACGACCACGACATCACCGACGACTGGAACCTCTCGGCGCAATGGGAGCAGACCGCCTACGGCCACCCGTTCTCCCGGCGCATCATCGGCAACGCCCTGCTGGGCTACCTGCTGTGCCAGGGCTGGGGCAACGACCCGGATGGCTGCGCGGCGCTGGTCGGGCGTTGCCGGCAGTTGGGCAAGGCGCGGGACGAACTGATCGGCGAACTGCTGCGTTTCCAGGGCTGGCAGTACGCGTTGCCCACGGAGCCGCCACTGCTGGTACTGGACACGCGTACCCGGCGCTGGCGCAGCGAAAACAGCCTGCAGAAGCCCTCCGGCCTGCTCGACTGGGAGGCCCTGTGCGAACTGCAACAGGCGCTGCTGGACCACCCTTCGGCGATCATCGTGTCACCTGCGCCGATCTTCGGGGTCAAGCTGATCGAGACCGTGCAACGGGTGTTCAGCGCGCTGGGCTACCCGCTGCTGGTGGATGCCGAGAACTGGATGGCCCATCGCGGCGCAGCGCAGGTGATCCTCAATATTTTCCGCCACTCGCGCACGCCGGGGCATTACGTGATCCTCTCCGGGGACGTGCATTACTCGTTTGTCTATGAGGTGCTGATCCGCCATCGCCAGCGCAGCCCGCACCTGTGGCAGGTGACCAGCAGCGGGATCAAGAACGAGTTTCCCCGGCGCCTGCTGGATGTGCTGGACCGGCTCAACCGTTGGCTGTATTCGCCGCGCTCGCCGCTCAACTGGTTCACCCAGCGCCGGCAGATGGAAGTGGTGCCGCGCACGCCCAGCCATAGCAAGGCGGGTGAGCGACTGTGGAACAGTGCGGGGTTGGGGTGGGTGTTCTTCGACGGCGAGGGGCGGCCGGAACGGGTGTATCAGCTGAACGCCGATGGGCGTGAGACAACCGAGTTTGCTCGGCGAATGGGTGTTGGCGGCTAG
- a CDS encoding DUF4404 family protein, which translates to MPARELQEQLDSLREQLDRNPPLSLEERDHLHELMQQIEAQIKLEEATQDNDIVDGVNLAIERFEAEHPDLTATLRSIVNSLHSMGI; encoded by the coding sequence ATGCCCGCCCGCGAACTGCAAGAGCAACTCGATAGCCTGCGCGAGCAACTGGACCGCAATCCACCGCTCTCGCTGGAAGAGCGCGACCACCTGCACGAACTGATGCAGCAGATCGAAGCCCAGATCAAGCTCGAGGAGGCCACCCAAGACAATGACATTGTCGATGGCGTGAACCTGGCCATCGAACGCTTCGAGGCCGAACACCCCGACCTGACCGCCACCCTGCGCAGCATTGTCAATTCGCTGCACAGCATGGGTATCTGA
- the queF gene encoding NADPH-dependent 7-cyano-7-deazaguanine reductase QueF (Catalyzes the NADPH-dependent reduction of 7-cyano-7-deazaguanine (preQ0) to 7-aminomethyl-7-deazaguanine (preQ1) in queuosine biosynthesis), with translation MHPAAEHSPLGKSSEYIATYTPSLLFPIPRLAKWAELGVSGDALPWQGVDYWNCFELSWLLPSGKPVVAIGEFAIPCDSPNIIESKSFKLYLNSLNQTKFESVAQLQACLAKDLSAAAGKVVAVKVSTLADVEAQGVTTLPGQCIDALDVTIDNYEQPQPELLRCSTERVVEETVHSHLLKSNCPVTGQPDWGSVVVEYKGRALDHASLLTYLISFRQHADFHEQCVERIYLDLKKLLQPEYLTVYARYVRRGGLDINPYRSTRAISPENLRLVRQ, from the coding sequence ATGCATCCCGCCGCCGAACACTCTCCGCTGGGCAAGTCCAGCGAATACATCGCCACCTACACGCCCTCGCTGCTGTTCCCGATTCCACGCCTGGCCAAGTGGGCCGAGCTGGGCGTCAGCGGTGACGCCTTGCCCTGGCAGGGCGTGGATTACTGGAACTGCTTCGAGCTGTCCTGGTTGCTGCCGTCGGGCAAGCCGGTGGTGGCTATTGGTGAATTCGCCATCCCGTGCGATTCGCCGAACATCATCGAGTCCAAGTCGTTCAAGCTGTACCTCAATTCGCTGAACCAGACGAAGTTCGAGTCGGTGGCGCAGTTGCAGGCGTGCCTGGCGAAGGATCTTTCCGCCGCGGCGGGCAAAGTGGTGGCGGTCAAGGTCAGTACCCTGGCCGACGTCGAGGCCCAAGGGGTCACCACGCTGCCGGGCCAGTGCATCGATGCGCTGGACGTGACCATCGACAACTATGAGCAGCCGCAACCCGAGCTTCTGCGTTGTTCGACAGAGCGCGTGGTGGAAGAGACGGTGCACAGCCATCTGCTGAAATCTAATTGCCCGGTTACCGGCCAGCCGGACTGGGGTAGCGTGGTGGTCGAGTACAAGGGGCGTGCGCTGGACCATGCCAGCCTTTTGACTTATCTGATCAGTTTCCGTCAGCACGCTGATTTCCACGAGCAGTGCGTCGAGCGTATCTACCTGGACCTGAAAAAGCTGCTGCAGCCGGAATACCTCACGGTATATGCGCGCTATGTGCGGCGTGGCGGGTTGGACATCAACCCCTATCGCAGCACCCGGGCGATCAGCCCTGAGAACCTGCGCCTGGTTCGTCAGTAA
- the rssB gene encoding two-component system response regulator RssB produces MQKTSATLLIIDDDDVVRASLAAYLEDSGFSVLQAANGQQGLQVFEEHQPDLVICDLRMPQMGGLELIRRVSERAPQLPVIVVSGAGVMSDAVEALRLGAADYLIKPLEDLAVLEHSVRRALDRSRLVLENQRYRDKLEAANRELEASLHLLQEDQNAGRQVQMNMLPESPWQAGGYAFEHQIIPSLYLSGDFADYFRVDERRIAFYLADVSGHGASSAFVTVLLKFMTTRLLFEIKRSGKMREFKPSQVLSHINRGLINCKLGKHVTMVGGVIDEDAGLLTYSVGGHLPLPVLYTPGQARYLEGRGLPVGLFDEASYQDQVLELPPQFSLTLMSDGILDLLPGDTLKDKEASLPEIVKDAGGSLEGLRQRFELATLGEMPDDIALLVLSRNLE; encoded by the coding sequence ATGCAGAAAACCAGTGCAACGCTGCTGATCATCGATGACGACGACGTGGTCCGTGCCAGCCTCGCCGCCTATCTGGAAGACAGCGGTTTCAGCGTCCTCCAGGCCGCCAACGGTCAGCAGGGCCTCCAGGTCTTCGAAGAACACCAGCCCGACCTCGTGATCTGCGATCTGCGCATGCCGCAGATGGGCGGCCTCGAACTGATCCGCCGGGTCAGCGAGCGCGCGCCGCAGTTGCCGGTGATCGTGGTGTCCGGCGCCGGTGTCATGAGCGATGCGGTCGAAGCCTTGCGCCTGGGCGCCGCCGACTACCTGATCAAGCCCCTGGAAGACTTGGCCGTACTGGAGCATTCGGTGCGTCGTGCACTCGACCGTTCGCGCCTGGTGCTTGAGAACCAGCGCTATCGCGACAAGCTCGAAGCAGCCAACCGCGAGCTTGAGGCCAGCCTGCACCTGTTGCAGGAAGACCAGAACGCCGGGCGCCAGGTGCAGATGAACATGCTCCCGGAGAGCCCCTGGCAGGCCGGTGGGTACGCGTTCGAACACCAGATCATCCCGTCGTTGTACCTGTCGGGTGACTTTGCCGATTACTTCCGCGTGGACGAGCGGCGCATCGCCTTCTATCTGGCGGACGTGTCCGGCCACGGCGCATCCTCGGCGTTTGTCACGGTACTGCTCAAGTTCATGACCACGCGCCTGCTGTTCGAAATCAAACGCAGCGGCAAGATGCGCGAATTCAAGCCTTCGCAGGTGCTCAGCCACATCAACCGCGGGCTGATCAACTGCAAGCTGGGCAAGCATGTGACCATGGTCGGTGGCGTCATCGACGAGGACGCCGGCCTGCTCACCTACAGCGTGGGCGGCCACTTGCCGCTGCCGGTGCTGTACACCCCAGGCCAGGCCCGCTATCTGGAGGGCCGTGGCCTGCCGGTGGGGCTGTTCGACGAGGCCAGCTACCAGGACCAGGTGCTGGAGTTGCCACCGCAGTTCAGCCTCACCCTGATGTCCGATGGCATTCTGGACCTTTTGCCGGGGGACACACTCAAAGATAAGGAAGCGTCCTTGCCGGAGATCGTCAAGGATGCAGGGGGCAGCCTGGAAGGGCTGCGCCAACGTTTCGAATTGGCTACGCTTGGGGAGATGCCGGATGATATCGCCCTATTGGTGTTGAGCAGGAACCTTGAATGA
- the dusA gene encoding tRNA dihydrouridine(20/20a) synthase DusA: MQSQAASSLRPEPSRRFSVAPMMDWTDRHCRFFLRLLSKHALLYTEMVTTGALLHNDAHRFLRHDDSEHPLALQLGGSVPADLAACARLAQEAGYDEVNLNVGCPSDRVQNNMIGACLMGHPALVADCVKAMQDAVSIPVTVKHRIGINGRDSYAELCDFVGQVRDAGCRSFTVHARIAILEGLSPKENREIPPLRYDVAAQLKADFPDLELVLNGGIKTLEECRTHLETFDGVMLGREAYHNPYLLAEVDQQLFGSSEPVISRAEAMAKLRPYIVAHMESGGAMHHITRHILGLGQGFPGARRFRQLLSADIHKTDTPLAVLDQAAELLQGR; encoded by the coding sequence ATGCAATCTCAAGCCGCTTCCTCCTTGCGCCCCGAGCCGTCCCGCCGCTTCAGCGTTGCGCCGATGATGGACTGGACAGACCGTCACTGTCGCTTCTTCCTGCGCCTGCTCTCCAAGCACGCCCTGCTCTACACCGAAATGGTCACCACCGGCGCCCTGCTGCACAACGACGCCCACCGTTTCCTGCGCCACGACGACAGCGAGCACCCGCTGGCCCTGCAACTGGGCGGCAGCGTGCCGGCGGACCTGGCGGCCTGCGCACGCCTGGCGCAGGAAGCCGGCTACGACGAGGTCAACCTCAACGTCGGCTGCCCCAGCGACCGGGTGCAGAACAACATGATCGGCGCCTGCCTGATGGGCCACCCGGCGCTGGTGGCCGATTGCGTCAAGGCCATGCAGGACGCCGTGAGCATTCCGGTCACGGTCAAGCACCGCATCGGCATCAACGGCCGCGACAGCTACGCCGAACTGTGCGACTTCGTCGGCCAGGTGCGCGATGCGGGATGCCGCAGCTTCACCGTGCATGCGCGTATCGCCATTCTTGAAGGCCTGTCACCCAAGGAGAACCGCGAGATACCGCCGCTGCGCTATGACGTGGCGGCGCAGTTGAAGGCGGACTTCCCGGACCTGGAACTGGTGCTCAACGGCGGGATCAAGACCCTCGAGGAGTGCCGCACGCACCTGGAGACCTTCGATGGCGTGATGCTGGGGCGCGAGGCGTATCACAACCCCTACCTGTTGGCCGAGGTCGACCAACAGCTGTTCGGCAGCAGCGAGCCAGTGATCAGCCGTGCCGAGGCGATGGCCAAGCTGCGCCCGTACATCGTCGCGCACATGGAAAGCGGCGGCGCGATGCATCACATCACCCGGCATATCCTTGGCCTCGGCCAGGGCTTCCCGGGGGCGCGGCGCTTCCGTCAGTTGCTGTCGGCGGACATCCACAAGACCGACACGCCGTTGGCGGTGCTGGACCAGGCTGCGGAGCTGCTGCAGGGGCGCTGA
- the tal gene encoding transaldolase encodes MTSKLEQLKQFTTVVADTGDLDAITRLKPVDATTNPSLLLKAAAIPGYADLLEQVKADTKGNVDLACDKFAVSVGAGILKVIPGRISTEVDARLSFDEPALLKKAHQLIELYEAAGIKRDRVLIKLASTWEGIRAAEKLEKEGIQTNLTLLFSFAQAQACADAGVFLISPFVGRIYDWYKKSTGKEYIGAEDPGVQSVTRIYDYYKANGYNTVVMGASFRNIGQIEQLAGCDRLTISPELLVQLSDDQGELPRILKPGNAGEAKQQLNESQFRWAMNEDAMATEKLAEGIRQFARDQEKLEALMADKA; translated from the coding sequence ATGACCTCCAAGCTGGAACAACTCAAGCAGTTCACCACCGTGGTCGCCGACACCGGCGACCTGGACGCCATCACCCGCCTCAAGCCGGTCGACGCCACCACCAACCCGTCGCTGCTGCTCAAGGCCGCCGCCATCCCGGGCTACGCCGACCTGCTCGAGCAGGTCAAGGCCGACACCAAAGGCAATGTCGACCTGGCCTGTGACAAGTTCGCGGTCTCGGTGGGCGCGGGTATCCTCAAGGTCATTCCAGGCCGGATTTCCACCGAAGTGGATGCGCGCCTGTCGTTCGACGAGCCGGCGCTACTGAAGAAGGCCCACCAGCTGATCGAGCTGTACGAAGCCGCCGGGATCAAGCGCGACCGCGTGCTGATCAAGCTGGCCTCCACCTGGGAAGGCATCCGCGCCGCCGAGAAGCTGGAGAAGGAAGGCATCCAGACCAACCTCACCCTGCTGTTCTCCTTCGCCCAGGCCCAGGCCTGCGCCGACGCCGGGGTGTTCCTGATCTCGCCGTTCGTGGGGCGTATCTACGACTGGTACAAGAAGAGCACCGGCAAGGAATACATCGGCGCCGAGGATCCGGGCGTGCAGTCAGTCACGCGCATCTACGACTACTACAAGGCCAACGGCTACAACACCGTGGTCATGGGCGCGAGCTTCCGCAACATCGGCCAGATCGAGCAACTGGCCGGCTGCGACCGCCTGACCATCAGCCCCGAGCTGCTGGTGCAGCTGTCCGATGACCAGGGCGAATTGCCACGCATCCTCAAGCCGGGCAATGCCGGCGAAGCGAAGCAGCAACTGAACGAAAGCCAGTTCCGCTGGGCGATGAACGAGGACGCCATGGCCACCGAGAAGCTGGCCGAGGGTATTCGCCAGTTCGCCCGGGACCAGGAGAAACTCGAAGCCTTGATGGCCGACAAAGCCTGA
- a CDS encoding ParA family protein translates to MKSIAFFNNKGGVGKTTLLCNLAAHFALQEGKKVLIIDADPQSNATAYLLPNAQIQNIYSDQTLPNLYEYYEPIARGKGFPEQQPLIVKSPRFGVDLVPGHPRFALREDLLAKDWGDTLIGDDRGLQTTFTFAHLLNKSAKHYDYVFIDMGPSLGAINRSILLAADHFLTPMSADLFSLMAIENIILSLKTWRDELSAGLDFFERKNKYRYEQDSSEIKWKISFLGYVMQQYKAKSVRGELRAVASYDKIIQKFPADISELEMAFGLKSPETADLGKFPSLYSLVPMSQTANAPIFSLGSSDGVVGAHFAKVDESKYMFAEIANRVKARLALAENFK, encoded by the coding sequence CTTACAAGAAGGAAAGAAAGTACTAATCATTGATGCCGACCCTCAAAGCAACGCCACTGCTTACCTACTGCCAAACGCCCAAATTCAGAATATTTATTCTGACCAGACACTCCCAAATCTTTATGAGTATTACGAACCAATTGCACGTGGCAAGGGGTTCCCCGAGCAGCAACCACTTATAGTTAAGTCCCCAAGATTCGGAGTCGATTTAGTACCTGGACATCCAAGATTTGCGCTTCGGGAAGACCTGCTAGCTAAAGACTGGGGAGACACGCTTATTGGCGATGATCGAGGCCTACAAACCACCTTTACCTTCGCCCACCTATTAAATAAATCAGCCAAACACTACGATTATGTATTCATAGATATGGGACCGTCGCTAGGCGCAATAAATCGATCAATCTTACTTGCCGCCGACCACTTCTTAACACCCATGTCAGCCGACCTTTTTAGCCTGATGGCTATCGAAAATATAATCCTTTCGTTAAAAACCTGGCGCGATGAACTTTCTGCCGGCCTAGACTTCTTCGAAAGAAAGAATAAATATAGATACGAGCAAGATAGCTCCGAGATCAAGTGGAAGATATCATTCCTTGGATATGTTATGCAGCAATACAAAGCCAAAAGCGTGCGAGGCGAGCTACGGGCAGTTGCATCTTACGACAAAATAATACAAAAATTCCCTGCTGACATTTCCGAACTTGAGATGGCATTTGGCCTGAAGAGCCCTGAAACAGCTGACCTTGGAAAGTTTCCGTCTCTCTACAGCCTCGTGCCAATGTCTCAAACTGCTAACGCGCCTATTTTCTCATTGGGATCGAGTGATGGCGTGGTCGGTGCTCATTTTGCAAAAGTTGACGAATCAAAATACATGTTTGCCGAAATTGCAAACAGAGTGAAGGCCCGCTTAGCATTGGCGGAGAACTTCAAATGA
- a CDS encoding SIR2 family protein has product MINWPETLLKDIESRRVVIFLGSGVSRNSTGEDNNTRPKTWESFLTNAATNAGILDVVNPFLATKDYLTALDLIRNHCSRDAYAELVKKEYLDPRYSEAPIHEAIYKLDSNIVLTPNFDKIYDVYASAKSRGTTTIKQYYELDLARYIRGDRRVIVKIHGSVDSPENMIFGRRDYAEARVKHSWFYDILKSLILTHTFLFIGCGTDDPDIRLLLEDAKFSAGFAREHYFISAKGSISTGFKEILESTMNLRVLEYDYEDLIGDHSDLTASLEALADSLSWNS; this is encoded by the coding sequence ATGATCAACTGGCCAGAAACGCTACTGAAAGACATCGAATCTAGACGCGTAGTTATTTTCTTGGGCTCAGGAGTCTCGAGAAACTCAACAGGAGAAGACAACAACACAAGGCCAAAAACTTGGGAAAGCTTCTTGACAAATGCTGCCACCAACGCCGGCATCTTGGATGTTGTAAATCCCTTCCTAGCCACGAAAGACTACCTAACCGCACTAGATTTAATACGAAATCACTGCTCGCGAGACGCTTATGCTGAGCTTGTAAAAAAGGAGTATCTTGACCCAAGATACTCAGAAGCCCCGATTCATGAGGCAATTTACAAACTTGACAGCAACATTGTCCTAACACCTAACTTTGACAAAATATACGACGTCTACGCAAGCGCCAAATCTCGCGGCACGACCACCATCAAACAATACTACGAACTAGACCTTGCAAGATACATACGAGGCGATCGCCGAGTAATTGTAAAGATTCACGGATCCGTTGACTCTCCAGAAAACATGATCTTCGGAAGAAGAGATTATGCCGAAGCACGGGTAAAGCACAGCTGGTTCTACGACATCCTAAAATCATTGATACTCACCCATACATTCCTATTTATAGGGTGCGGTACAGACGACCCAGACATTCGACTATTACTTGAAGACGCCAAATTTAGTGCAGGCTTTGCGCGCGAGCACTATTTTATCTCAGCAAAAGGTTCCATAAGCACAGGCTTCAAAGAAATTTTGGAAAGCACCATGAATCTCCGTGTGCTCGAATATGACTATGAGGATTTAATCGGAGACCATTCAGATCTCACCGCCTCCTTAGAAGCGCTTGCTGATTCGCTAAGCTGGAACTCATAA
- a CDS encoding PilZ domain-containing protein: MSQPPVNYSEKRDFIRMRIDTEVSLLHAGQVIAAVCLDLSSSGMQVQAPQRFQVGDQLEVRIDSDHPALKGLHASTEVVWIADQSGGEQKLGLRILAMH; encoded by the coding sequence ATGTCCCAGCCCCCCGTGAACTACAGCGAAAAACGCGATTTCATCCGCATGCGCATCGACACCGAGGTCAGCCTGCTGCATGCCGGCCAGGTGATCGCCGCCGTTTGCCTCGACCTGTCCAGCAGCGGCATGCAGGTGCAGGCACCGCAACGGTTCCAGGTGGGCGATCAGCTCGAGGTACGCATCGATTCCGACCACCCTGCACTCAAGGGCCTGCACGCCAGTACCGAGGTGGTGTGGATCGCCGACCAGTCCGGTGGCGAGCAGAAGCTCGGCTTGCGCATCCTGGCCATGCACTGA